In a genomic window of Halalkalicoccus sp. CG83:
- a CDS encoding DUF357 domain-containing protein, which translates to MTADLEEKTDRYERLLADALDAAEPAAPKETPLEEGATECLEMARSYLEDGRHFRETGDLVNALASFSYGHGWLDAGARLGVLSVPRDGHLFTV; encoded by the coding sequence ATGACCGCCGATCTCGAGGAGAAGACCGACCGGTACGAACGACTGCTCGCCGACGCCCTCGACGCGGCCGAACCCGCCGCCCCCAAGGAAACGCCGCTCGAGGAGGGCGCAACGGAGTGCCTCGAGATGGCTCGCTCCTACCTCGAGGACGGCCGTCATTTCCGGGAAACGGGCGATCTCGTCAACGCCCTCGCGTCGTTCTCCTACGGTCACGGCTGGCTCGACGCCGGCGCGCGCCTCGGGGTCCTCTCGGTACCTCGCGACGGTCACCTCTTCACAGTATGA
- a CDS encoding glycosyltransferase family 2 protein: MTRLQSRLLQGGVHLGTVGVVWAVLAVVQWLLIGPRTFLDYTYLMLSTVAFLPFSLLLTNFVYHFAYAGETLDRKRLLDAGPNVAVLYTTYNDVLPGCLEETERAVEYPVDYWILSDSDDRTAIDTERKFGRWRRYTRENGRGGKCGIINDWLAEHGDEYEYFITLDADTMLAPGNVTRLVEHAEHPENADVGIFQTLKEVHPDLATTPFARIIGRGVKWSTRISPLVTKLVYGQNTYWGSAGLIRKRAVLDVGGYDEHLLCEDFVLTTKLDKAGWQTIVVDQRSYEGFPLDLHALRVRTVRWVRANRQMLPLLFSSDVSIGTRMNCLTPIMFYTVTPILLGLVVLATILPAFGDAAVPSAAFAALVFAFIFFHRGVVARRELRAFLATATLETLVVLGMSLRVTGALLLGRSVWIPSRKVSREFDWSESLQHTYPEVGFGLLLAGALIVRRHNPGLILLIGLWAGSFLSAPFILRYSSLASDTPVPMKLPHDPERGTKMEAETQPVDTRNRTS, from the coding sequence GTGACTCGTCTTCAGAGTAGACTCCTACAGGGGGGCGTCCATCTCGGAACGGTCGGCGTCGTCTGGGCCGTGCTGGCGGTCGTTCAGTGGCTCCTCATCGGTCCGCGGACGTTTCTGGATTACACGTATCTCATGCTTTCTACGGTCGCGTTTCTTCCCTTCTCGCTCCTGCTAACGAACTTCGTCTATCACTTCGCATACGCCGGCGAGACGCTCGATCGAAAGCGCCTCCTGGACGCCGGACCCAACGTCGCGGTTCTGTACACCACCTACAACGACGTCCTTCCGGGCTGTCTCGAGGAAACTGAACGGGCCGTCGAATACCCGGTCGACTACTGGATTCTCTCCGACAGCGACGATAGAACCGCCATAGACACGGAACGGAAGTTCGGCCGCTGGCGGCGATACACTCGCGAGAACGGCCGGGGAGGGAAGTGCGGTATCATCAACGATTGGCTCGCCGAACACGGCGACGAGTACGAGTACTTCATCACCCTGGACGCGGATACGATGCTCGCGCCGGGCAACGTAACCCGATTGGTTGAGCACGCCGAGCATCCGGAGAACGCGGACGTCGGTATCTTCCAGACGCTCAAGGAGGTCCATCCCGACCTCGCGACGACTCCCTTCGCCAGGATCATCGGCCGCGGCGTGAAGTGGTCGACCCGTATCTCGCCGCTGGTCACGAAGCTCGTCTACGGACAGAACACCTACTGGGGATCGGCGGGGCTGATCCGAAAGCGGGCGGTCCTCGACGTGGGAGGATACGACGAACACCTACTCTGCGAGGATTTCGTACTCACCACGAAGCTCGACAAGGCGGGATGGCAGACGATCGTCGTGGATCAGCGATCCTACGAGGGCTTTCCGCTCGACCTCCACGCACTCCGCGTTCGAACGGTACGCTGGGTACGAGCCAACCGACAGATGCTCCCGTTGCTGTTCTCGAGCGACGTCTCGATCGGTACCCGAATGAACTGCCTTACGCCGATCATGTTCTATACGGTCACGCCGATCCTGTTAGGACTGGTCGTTCTCGCTACGATCCTCCCCGCGTTCGGCGACGCCGCGGTCCCGAGCGCGGCGTTCGCGGCCCTCGTCTTCGCCTTCATCTTCTTCCATCGAGGCGTCGTCGCACGGCGGGAGCTACGGGCGTTTCTTGCGACCGCGACGCTCGAGACGCTGGTCGTACTCGGGATGAGTCTGCGGGTGACGGGCGCGCTACTGCTCGGCCGTTCCGTTTGGATCCCGTCGCGGAAGGTGTCCAGAGAGTTCGATTGGAGCGAGAGCCTCCAGCACACCTACCCTGAAGTGGGGTTCGGGCTGCTTCTGGCCGGCGCACTCATCGTGCGTCGTCACAACCCGGGCTTGATCCTCCTGATCGGGCTGTGGGCAGGATCGTTCCTCTCTGCGCCGTTCATCCTGCGCTACTCGTCGCTAGCGTCGGATACCCCCGTTCCAATGAAACTACCGCACGATCCCGAACGGGGAACGAAGATGGAGGCGGAGACACAACCCGTCGATACCCGTAACCGAACGTCGTGA